The Populus trichocarpa isolate Nisqually-1 chromosome 2, P.trichocarpa_v4.1, whole genome shotgun sequence genome has a window encoding:
- the LOC7472677 gene encoding cytochrome P450 81Q32 has protein sequence MATLFLYFPVFLALYMITRHLLDKIQNLPPSPFLSLPIIGHLYLFKKPIYRTLSNISNRYGQLVVLLRLGSRRVLVVSSPSIAEECFTKNDVVFANRPRLLIGKHLGYNCTNLFWASYGDHWRNLRKIVSIEVLSAYRLQMHSATHLEEVKWMIGWLFRNQNQVVDMKKAFLELTLNIIMRMIAGKRYYGDDVSDVEQAQRFRAIHAEMYTLIGQTIIGDYVPWIKSKKMEKRLIECRVKRDSFMQCLIEEQRRVLLESDCCGERKRTMIQVLLSLQETEPEYYTDDIIKGLMLVLLFAGTDTSSSIMEWALSLLLNHSEVLLKAQKEIDEYIGPDRLIDEADLAQLPYLRSIINETLRMYPPAPLLVPHESSEECLVGGFRIPHGTMLFVNMWAIHNDPKIWLDPRKFRPDRFNGLEGARDGFRLMPFGYGRRSCPGEGLALRMVGLALGSLIQCFEWQRIDDKSVDMTERPGFTMAKAQPLKAICRPRLSMLKLFSQ, from the exons ATGGCGACACTATTTCTctattttcctgtttttttagCCTTGTATATGATCACAAGACACCTCCTAGACAAGATCCAAAACCTCCCGCCTAGTCCATTCCTTTCACTCCCGATCATTGGCCATCTCTACCTGTTTAAGAAGCCAATTTACAGGACCCTGTCCAATATATCCAATCGATATGGCCAGCTCGTTGTCTTGCTACGACTCGGATCCCGTCGAGTCCTTGTTGTCTCATCCCCCTCAATAGCTGAAGAATGCTTTACCAAAAACGACGTTGTCTTTGCTAACCGCCCTCGTCTACTCATTGGAAAACACCTTGGTTACAACTGTACAAACCTGTTTTGGGCATCCTACGGTGACCACTGGCGAAACCTTAGAAAGATCGTGTCTATTGAAGTCTTATCTGCATATCGCCTCCAGATGCACTCTGCCACACACCTAGAGGAGGTAAAATGGATGATCGGCTGGCTCTTTCGTAATCAGAACCAGGTGGTGGATATGAAGAAAGCATTCCTCGAACTGACTCTGAACATCATCATGCGGATGATAGCTGGAAAGAGGTATTATGGAGACGATGTTTCTGATGTGGAACAAGCACAAAGGTTTCGTGCGATTCATGCTGAGATGTATACGCTAATTGGCCAAACCATAATCGGAGACTACGTACCATGGattaaatcaaagaagatggaGAAGAGATTGATAGAGTGCCGAGTGAAGAGGGACAGTTTCATGCAGTGCTTGATCGAAGAACAAAGGAGAGTACTTTTGGAGAGTGATTGTTGTGGTGAAAGGAAAAGGACTATGATTCAGGTTCTGCTTTCATTGCAAGAAACCGAACCTGAGTATTACACGGATGATATTATCAAAGGGCTTATGCTG GTGCTCCTATTTGCAGGAACAGACACTTCATCTAGTATAATGGAATGGGCACTTTCACTCCTGCTCAACCATTCGGAAGTCCTCCTGAAGGCTCAAAAAGAAATCGACGAGTATATCGGACCTGATCGTCTAATTGATGAAGCCGATCTTGCCCAACTTCCTTACCTCCGAAGCATCATAAATGAAACACTAAGGATGTACCCACCAGCTCCACTGCTAGTACCTCATGAATCATCAGAGGAATGTCTGGTTGGAGGTTTCCGCATTCCACATGGCACTATGCTATTTGTGAACATGTGGGCCATACACAATGATCCTAAAATCTGGTTGGACCCAAGGAAATTCAGGCCTGATAGATTTAATGGCCTGGAGGGGGCTAGAGATGGTTTTAGGCTGATGCCTTTTGGGTATGGCAGGAGGAGCTGTCCTGGAGAAGGCTTGGCCTTAAGAATGGTGGGGTTGGCATTGGGCTCGCTGATTCAGTGTTTTGAGTGGCAGAGAATTGATGATAAATCGGTGGATATGACCGAGAGGCCTGGTTTCACCATGGCAAAGGCCCAGCCATTGAAAGCCATATGTCGGCCACGCCTAAGCATGCTCAAACTTTTTTCTCAGTAA